In the genome of Pagrus major chromosome 17, Pma_NU_1.0, the window cccaTACTTCCCCAGAACAGGAACAACTTACAAGAAGCCAGTACTGTATGAAAAATAATCTCTTTTTATTACAATCAGATCAATCTATGTTGAGGGCGCAATATGGTATAGGAGTGaggcaaaataacaaacaaaatgtggatGGCGACAAACTAACGTCTCCTTATGCTCAGAAGGTCGGGTCTGCTGTGCTCACCAGCTGAAAGATGAAGCTgtggaagacagaaagaggggaCAGCAAGTCTAGCACCGCAAACATGCACTACAAACTCTACATCTAATTACTTTAAAGATATCATGCAATGTCACTAGgcaatatatatacacaccacTACAATGTGTCACCCTGTGCAGTCCCACCACAGACAGGAGCAGTGTGTCGGTGCAGACCCGGCCTTGGACACTCAAGCTGCAGACAAAGAGGGGAGACAGAAAATCAAACTCTCAAATCACCATCCAAGAGAATACACATTTCGTaaaccataaaaataaatggcCTCAAACCTATGCTTATGAGATCACATATTCAGGAACTAAACCaataaatgaacacacaaaagaaaaatctaatcATAGAAAACAGTGGCTGGGCTGGTCCTTGAAAGGAAGACACAACATCTATTAGTACACATTCAAGGCACCATACTTagttaaaaacactaaagacTGGTAATAAAATATAAGCCTACTTTGCCAGGTATGAGTTCATACACCCTGGTTCACGTGGCAATTTTCTGCTTGGGCAGAGGGCAGGTCCCAGTGTGTGAGACTCTCTAAGGAGAGGACATTATAAATATCATGGCTTGGGcatacattaaaatacagaCATAACTTAATACATTAATTACCGGACCTTTAGCCACAGTCGCTCTGTCATGGTCATGTCATCCCTCGACTGgaagacacacaaatataaacagtaagTATAAACTTTCGAGTCATGATATTGCTTccacacaaattaaaaacatccaacacAGCACACTACATGTACTTGCATAAAAAAACACCCGAAACAATTCATATATTACCGTGAGGTCGTTCTTAGCCCTGAGGCACGGGAATTGTGAAGTCCGGCTATCTCTCGCTACGTGAGCGAGCTGCCCAACCGCCTCACCAGAACAAAGAAAAGGGCCCTCTGCCACTACCTGCTGAGATTTATCTCTTCCTGGTCACATGACTTGTCATGTCATGTGACATGCATCTTCTACCCTCCCACACTACAGAAATCTACAGATCAGAATCGTCTCAGATCTGATCTCAAGATGCAGGTTCAGAATATTTACACTTGTAACATGATGACTGAGATCAGGTTTGACAGTTAGGATTCACAGTATCTGTCGTCTTGACAACACGTTCAGTTTCTTCCCTGCAGCAGGTTTGAAGTCGTCTCGTCATCATGGCTGACTGCAGCAGAACTGTGGACGATATAAAGAGGTCCATTCGGTCCTGTGATTACGCCGATTCCAAGGAGACCACAAAGTTCTACGACCGCTGGGCTCAGACGTACGAACAGGTCAGTGACAGAAACTCATCGTCCTCCACGTCTGTGGAAACGTTTGTGTTCTGATGATCAGGAACAGTTCGTCAGTTATCACAGAAGTTTCACATTTATCTTCAGCTGATCAGCTTTAACTGTTACTGCTCTGAGTCacggtgttgtgtgtgtgtcatcggTCACTGGTTGATGAGAACTAACACATGTACCATTAACAggatatgatgatgataaacTACAGACCAGCACATCTGGCTGTAGATTTCCTGAACGCCAACTTCTGCGGGAGGCGTGAGGAGGTTCAGGTTCTGGACGTCGGCTGTGGCACTGGACTGGTTGCTAAACTGGTGAGAAACAAAAGTCCATTTCAGAGCAGACTGCAGGTGTGACGGCATGTTTTCATGTTGGGCTCAGTTTTGAGATATAACACGTCTTCATTCACTAAATGTTTTCCTTAAGTACGTCTTCAGGGATGAAATCCAGTGCTGAACAAGCATTACTTCGACCAAATGAACcatttaataatattattttgaagGTTTAACGCAGTCACACATGTATTAAACCTTCATGATTCACTccaaatttaaaaacataaagacTTTATTCTACATGTGAAAAGTAaatgcaattattttatttcaaacatttgtcaattcctttaaaatgaaatacaaaaaagtgACTTTCCGTTTCCTCAATTCAAAGTTTTACTGAAGATGCACGTTTCCACTCAGGTTCACAAAGAACAATCATAATAAGGTCATTATGGTTCAGGAATGCTTATTCAGAATCCTTGTGCAGTTATGAAGGAATAAATGCTTTCTACTTCTAAACGCTGAGTGGATGCgttgaacaaatcaatgattggaTGAGTCAGAGTTTTCTTCAATTGaacaaagataagactgaaataattgtttttggagccaagGAAGAACGACTCACagtctctgctcagcttcaatctgtaatgttgaaaactacaaaccaagccagaaacctcggtgtaatcatggactcagacctgaactgcagcagccacagtaAGTCAATTACAAAGTCGGCCTACTatcatcttaaaaatatatccaggataaaaggacttatgtctctgcaggatttggaaaaacttgtccatgcatttatcttcagcagactcgactactgtaacggtgtctttacaggactctctaaaaagtccatcagacagctgcagctgatccagaacgctgctgctcgagtcctaacaagaaccaaaaaagtagatcacatcactccagttctcagatctttacactggcttcctgtcagtcaaagaataaatgtcaaaatcctgttgttggtttataaagcactgaatggtttctgatccatccagacctctgaggtggtcaggtacaggtctgctttcagtccctagagtcaaaactaaacccggagaagcagcgttcagttattatggaacaaactcccagaaaactgcaggtctgctccagcTCTCACCTCTGTTGAATCAAGACTGAAGACCTTTCtgcttttcactgaagcaattttaaggctttgaactgcactgtgacttttattttctattcttgtctcttttaaacctattctatattagcctactttcctatttcttaacttgttttaatgttttgttttaatgtatttcaaatgcaatttttaatttcttttaatgtaatatttatgcccctgtaaaacactttgagttgccttgtgtctgattTGTGCGATATAAAtgaacttgccttgccttactTTTCAATGACACTCCCTGTGACATCACCTGGGCTGCTTTCTACAGGTTCAGACTCACTGTTGGTGCTGTTTGTCTCCCTCTGGTGTTCAGATGTTTCAACTGGGCTTCAGGCACTTTGTGGGAGTGGAAGGCAGTAAAGGCATGCTGGACCAAGCTGTTAAGACCGGCCTCTACCAGGACCTCAGACTGGCCTTACTGGGAACACAACGGCTGCCTGCagagactgacacacacacacacacacacacacacacacacatgcaaacacactgatTCCCTCCCAGCTGATCATTAAAAATGAGGGTTTTATTCAGTAAATAACTACAATGAATGCAAAGAGGCTCAGAATCAGGAGCAGGACTGGGCCATGAGGCAGGGTATAAGTAGGGCAGCTGGAGCTCTGACTTTAGGTCAGCATGAGGGGGCATCGCCTACCCAGGACTTGGAGGGGTGTCGGCCGACCCAGGAAGAGGCTCAGGGTCAAGAGTAGCATTGACCAACCCAGAAACAGATGAGATGTCGGCCAGCTCAGAAGCAGGAGGTTCATTGGCCAACCCAGGATGATGCTCTAGACAAGACGGGTGTCGGCCGACCCAGGAGCTAGAGGGATGATGGCCGACAGGAGACTACTGGGGACTGTCGGAGGTGTACCAGGCTGGAGACTAGCCAGCCCAGGACCTGTCTCTGGTTTGGGGTTAGCAGGCTGGTGCAGGTGCTTGCTGGACGATGACAAAACTTAGCCTTACAGAAAGGAGCGCAGGTGTGTTTGTAGCAGGTTTGGATGAAGGCTGAGGCTTGGGCTGAGAGCTGGGTGGCCGGGGCTGAGGCTTAGCAAGCTCCATGCTAAGCCCAGCACGGGAGCCACTTGAGTCAAGCATGGCATACATAGTCTTTTTTAGATGAGCCGTTCTGGGCCGCAGTTCAACATTGCATGGAGCTTCCAAAAACCAGGGCCTACAggtcatatttatttaaaaaatggctaTGGTCGTCAGCTTTTCTGAAATGTTCATACTATTTGTTAGGGTGTGGTTTTTCTCTagaccctctctctctgtcatggATGTGGTCACGTCTTCCCCCGAGTCTTCAGACTCTGCCTCGATGTGTTGGTAGAGTTCAGAAGCTCCTCAAAGTGTTCTTTCCTTTCGGCCTCGCGGTACCAGTCCACCGGCAGGTCCTTAGGTTTCCGCCACGACAGGTAACAATAACCTCCTGACCACAGCTCCTAACAGCCGCCTCTACAATGGAGGCTTTGAACATAGCCTACTCAGATTCATGTCTCCAACCTTCGTGAGAAAGGATGTGTGAGAAAATCTTCCGGAGCTGGGAGTTGGAGACATGATGGACTCAGCCCGTCCCAGTTCACCCTCATTACTTGTTTGGGTTTACCAGGTGTGTCCATCTGATCCAACTCAACTCCAGCTGGTGATCAGCTGacagctctgctcctctcttcacccgagtgtccgGGACATACAGCCGCAGATCTGATGATATGACAAAGTCCATTATTGACCTTTGGCCAAAGGTGGTGTAGTACTCTTATGAACCATCTTATGCTCAAACATGATGCCGTTATGGCCAATCCATGACTAGCACAGTCCAACAACAGCCCGCTGCACACGAGCCCGGTGCCTGTCCCTGCAGATGGTGAACCCACAGGGTGAGCCCGGtttgaaacagtaaaatatgaaacagGAAGACTTCTGGAAAGTGAACCtggttcttcttcctcttctgttgaTGGTTTCAGGTATGTTTGATGTGGTGATCCTCGTCAGTGTTCTGTGTCCCGGTTATGCACCCGTCAGTGTTGTCAGGGAGCTCTGCCACGCCACCAAACCAGGTAACCAGCTATCACCTGTTAGCATGAGTCTGCACAGCTTATGCGTCTTCACATTCAGCCGGTACTGTAACTCTGACTGTCTTTTGTATCTctattgttgttgtgtgtctctttgtagttgctTTATGTCTCATTATTGTTGCGttgtctttgtagttgttttgggTCTCATTTTGTATCTTGTCTTGTGTCTCTGTAGTATTCTTCTGTTTGTggtttttctgatgttttgtaTCAGTTTGTAGTAgtcttgtgtctctttgtgtttgttttgtagttCTTTGTGGTTTATTTGCATCTTGTTTTGTATCTTGtagttgttgtgtttctttgtagttgttttgtgtcagtacagctgaatattttgtgttgttgcaggAGGTTTCATCTGTATAGCAAAAGGTCTATACCCAGGAGCAAGAGAAGAAAGATACAAGAAGGATCtggacagagagctgcagctgatggaGGACGAGGGACTGTGGAGCCTGGTGGGAAACAACCCGACGGACAGATACATGGAAAACTCATATCTGACCACTGAGGCAGACAGGAAGgacgagcaggaggagagaTACATCAGCGGGAATGTTTACCTGTACAAGAAATCTATCGATTTAAATCGATGATTAATCATACAGTACAGAAGAGATGGCAACgctcaacagaaaataaaatcaattcaaaATATTCTGTTACAACAAATATGATTCATACATACTGTATCACAGTCCAATGTAACGTGTCAGAATCAAACATTTctcaataaatgtcaaaaatattagCATCCTTtcccattgttgttgttgttgttaaccTTAAAGATATTGTTGTTTCTGGGATTTCTTCATCAAAGGTGTCGGTGTGTAGTTTGGTGATAAAAGAATCTGCGGAGGCGAGGCTGGTGGAGTGatagagcaatctttattgaaacagctTTCAAGTCTGTGTCCGAACCAGTGTGGCCGCACCCGGTGTTCCCAATATCTGACAAAGTTCTTCCTAAAGCTTTGCCCTCtgccttcggagtatttcctggttgcgtcaccaggtgttcccgccccttacccttaTGTCACGATAGCTGCCACCCAAGCCTGCGAAAGAGAGCtgactgaatggattttatggttttctgaacgtctaacattttgaaagtgaaggcttttaaggctttactGCCAACAgcataatgctaatttatgccgtatgctaatgcattaccagcgtcacgtgttttaactgaaagtccgctgaagtttaacatatgtggttggatgttcaaatgagtaaaaaccgagtataaacccaatacttacatttaaatgtcaagtctgcgccacttgatgtccccatttttcttgctttccctcttcttttttggGACTGAGGAGCGGCGCACAAAcgatcttgggatatgggaggccgtgaaggacagtagcggtgcgtcctccgacaagagggagaagaaggctgcatttgaaggttacaccccgcctttccaaAACCctgctgttccgaaaatagacttccattcttcgtaatggcggggtttcccatttttcctaaagaccccgctattccgaaaaggctattggggaaaccctgaccctattgggaagtaattcaAACTTGAAAGTCGGAACAGCGTGTTTTGGGGTGGGGGTGTTTCGCAATGGAAGGCTGTCCccgcatttgaaggagccttcgaattgggacagccttcgcgcagtGTTGTGACATAATTggccttcgaaggatgcagcccctgaatttggacacagctcgTCTTTGACTCCCGCTACTGCTACTTCCGGGAACGCCGTGATTTCCCGTGATCTCCCGCGATCTCGCGCAACCTACCGCTGCGCcgctcttaaagtgacagtgccacctaaacaaaaataaactgctaacacagtaataattccctacagaataataaagcactgtcttaacagtctgaaaacagtcttggtctcttgttcacctggctacacaagtaaaaaataaatttaaaaaaaaaattgaatttttttttctcgattGGGGGCTCCCTGGTGGCCAGGGGGCCCCAAGCAGCCGCTTAGTTCGCTCATGCCTCGGGCCGACTCTGCACAGATACCTCAATATATTCTGtaagaattatttttttaaatgtcaaaaacgACAGGACCTTTGTTCcacatgttgttgagttgtgttctcacatcattacaaatgtttccaacaaagttcAAAGCAGAGAAATCGTCCAATGTCCTTGAGGTGACGGTGAGTTTCATCTGGTCGTCTGTTGCTGTAacttcaggagagagtcagagaggaaggaagtctgagaACGAGACCAAACATAACGAGAAGAAAACTGTAACACAGCTCGACtgagtcacagagagagagtttaATCAGCAGTGGaggtttaatggtgtgttcacagTCAGAGAAGTGAGTTTGATGGCAGgatcatttatgtttatttgtcccaaacagccagattactgtacattagctgtaagatAAGGTCAGCGAACACccctctgagtgaagtcagcactcagcagagactctggttctggttctggttctggttctctgtctcctctctgtaacgttccgttcatgaagtaaagtccatttcccctccagctccagtcagcagtcaacattacagaacagaaggacccgacagtggaggtcacctccggatcactgctgcagtcacagagacacaaaacaaccacagagacacaaaacaaccacaggagacacaaaacaac includes:
- the LOC141011538 gene encoding methyltransferase-like protein 27 — encoded protein: MADCSRTVDDIKRSIRSCDYADSKETTKFYDRWAQTYEQDMMMINYRPAHLAVDFLNANFCGRREEVQVLDVGCGTGLVAKLMFQLGFRHFVGVEGSKGMLDQAVKTGLYQDLRLALLGTQRLPAETGMFDVVILVSVLCPGYAPVSVVRELCHATKPGGFICIAKGLYPGAREERYKKDLDRELQLMEDEGLWSLVGNNPTDRYMENSYLTTEADRKDEQEERYISGNVYLYKKSIDLNR